Within the Dialister hominis genome, the region AGGATCTGCGCTTTCTTCTGGATGAAACCGATGTCTTCGGCAAAGAGCCCGTGGACGAGCTGCGTGTTCGCACCGCAGCGGCGGAGGTAACTTGCCGCGTCGAAGGTGCGGACGCTCGTCTGCACGGTGAAGCTCTTCGTGTCGACAACGATGCCTGCATAGAGGCAGGATGCTTCGATTTCATTCATTTCCTCATCGCCGCCATAGTACTGGATGAGTTCGGTGACGAGCTCGGATGCGGACGATGCGGATGGTTCCATGTATGTCAGAAGAGGCGTTTCAATGATGCTCTTCGCTCTTCTGTGATGGTCGATAACGACTCTCTTCTTGACCTTCTTCAGGAGCTCAGGCGCTGCCACGAGTTCCGGAATGTGGGTATCGACGACGACGAGGACGGTCTTGTCTGTGACAAGGCTCTTCGCTTCACCGGCATCGATGATGAGGCCTTCGACTTCGCCGCTCTTTTCGATGGCTTCTGCCATCTTGCGGCAGGTGTCTCTTTCCTTGGAAAGGACGATATGCGTCTCGATGTGCGAGGAACGCGCGAGGTGGGTGACGCCCACAGCGGATCCGAGCGCATCGAAGTCTTCGTGATTATGTCCCATGACGAGGACGAGGTCTGCGCCTTCGATGATTTCCTTGAGCGCCTGGGCAACGACTCTGACCCTGACTCTTGTCGAGCTGACAGAGGTCGGTGCCTTGCCGCCGAATGCTTTCGTGTCCTTGCCGATCCTGACGATGGCCTGGTCGCCGCCGCGGCCAAGAGCGAGGTCTAAGGAAACCTGCGCTTCGTCATACTGTTTGGCAAAGGTATCGTCAATCTGCGCGACGCCGATGGAAAGCGTCACAGGAATGCGGTTGACGGTATGGATGGCACGTACGGTATCGAGGATATCGAAATTATGCTCCATCATTTCCACAAGCGCCTTATGCGAAATGCATGCGACGAAATCCGTATCATTGTACTGCTTGATGAACCCGTCCCTCTCATTGAAGTAAGAGAGGACTTTTTCCGTGACATCGCTCAAAAGCGAGGAGCGTTCCACGTCCGTCATTTCGGAAGTGACTTCGCTCATGTTGTCGATGCGGATGATGCAGAAAACAGGGCGTGCGTCAGCGCATTCGCGCACAGCCACTTCCACATCGGTGCGGTCCATGAAGTAGAGCACCATGAAGGGGTCTTCCATACCTTCCGTGTCAGACACGTACTTATGGAAAACGCGGAAGAACGTGCCATTGGCATGGCAGTCGAACCATCCGGTCTTGCCCCATATTTTCGAAATTTTCTGACCTGTGATCAGGTCCTGGAGACTTGCGCCTTCCTGCGCATCATCTCCCAGCCAGCTCCGGAATACGCCATTCGTCCAGACGAGCTCCTTGCCGCTGTCCATCATCGCAATCCCGATAGGCAGGTTCTTGACGGCATAGACAGTCCCGGCCGACACGCCAGCCGACAGATCGTCCAGGTACTTCATCAGCTTCTTTTCCTGCGTGAGGTCGCACCGTTTCGTATAGACGATGCATCCTGCGACGATGATGAAAAGAAGGACACCGAGCTGCCAGTTCTGGGTCGCCAGCATGATGACTGCCAAAAGCAGCAGCGTCACGTAGATCCGGCTGGTTTTCTTATAAACCCAAATATCACCGAGCATTTTGCTTCTCCCTTTTATACCTTTTTGAGCCGCGGCTCATACCAGCGTGGATAGTTTCCCTATCCCTTCTGATATCTATAATCGTACCCGAAAAGCACCCCAAATGCAAATAAAAGGGCGCTGATTTATAGTTTCCTACAAGACAGCCCCCTTCATCTCCACTTCTTATTGATAATTTCTTTTTTTACGGTAGTTGACCGCCATATCCGCCATTCCAAGGAAGACCATCATCATCTGGAAAAGTCCCACGAAGAAGGACAGCAGAACGATCAGCACGCGGAAGGGACGGACCCTCGGATACTTGTGCGGCATCCACCAGAGCGTCGCAAGCCCCTGCAGCCAGAAGATCAGGACGCAGCCGACTTCCACATTGTAGAGGACATAGTCCATCATGCCCTGCGGCTTCAAGAAATATCCTGCCACGACGACAGCGATGTACACATAAAGAACCGGTCTTGGCATTTCCCAGCGTTCCAGAGCCGGAAGCATCGGGATATCCTTGATGCCCATCTTCTGGAAAATCATCTTGCCAAGCGTCATGGACGCCCAGGAATAGAAGAAGGACGCTGCCACCATGGCAAAGGGAATGGATTTCCTGATGGATTCCATCATGACATCGACGCGTTCCTGCGCCTGCGTCAGCGCTTCGCCCGAATAGAAGGACGGAAGCATCTCATTCATCGACTGCTCCATCTGCGTGAAACCTTCCCCGCCTAAAATCGGAGAGGAAATCCCCAGGACATAGAGCGCTGCCAGCCCTTCGGCGACAAGTGCGATGAGAACGACGACGGCGCCTGCAATCAGCGCCTTCCACGCCGCAATCTTATGCTTGTAGCAGATCCCCATCACGATGCCCAGGATCCCGAAAATCGCGCAGAGGAAAGCGGCAGAAACGATGCCGAAGAAAACCGAGTCCAGGATCAGGATCCCGCTCGTGACGATGACCGACCACTGGATCCCCTCGCGCATCCCCAGGTATGCGATCGGAAGAGGGATCAAAAGAAATACGATAGTGGAAAAAAGCGGCATGTAGAGCCCAATCATAGAAAGGACTACGGCCAGAGCCGTACACATCCCTGCCAATACGACCGCGTTGGTGCTGCCTGCCTTGAAATCTCCCATACTGTCTCCTTTACTGTAAACCTATAATGTGATACCTCTATTCTAACATAAAAACAGGAAAAATCCGCATGACAGAAATTTCGAAAAGGGTATAGATTTGCGCAGATGGGAATGAAAATGAATCTCCAATTTCATTTTTCTTCTACTATCGCTCTGCATGCCTTGTGTTATAATAGGAGTAACGACTATGGAACGGCTTATTTTTTTATCTATATAAGTTTTTAAAATGTTTTTTTGATCGATTGATTCAGCTTATGATACGGAACACCACATATGCATGAAACAAAATCACACAGGAGGTATTTTTCTTGTCCAAAACCAGATTACAAATTATTCCCTTAGGAGGACTAGGGGAAATCGGAAAGAACATGACTGTCTTCCGTTACGACGACGAAATTATCGTAATTGATGCAGGCATGGCATTTCCTGATGAAACCATGCCGGGGATTGACATCGTCATCCCCGATTTCAGCTATTTGATTGAGAACAGAGACAAGGTCAAGGCGATTCTGATCACCCATGGTCACGAAGATCACATCGGCTCCCTGTCTTATCTTTTAAGGGATGTCAAAGCGCCAGTCTATGCGACACGCCTCACCTGCGGCCTCATCGAAGGCAAGCTCAAGGAAGCGAAAGTCAATGACGCTGATTTGCACGTCGTGAAGTCCGGGGACGAATTCAAAGCCGGTTCGTTCAAATTCGGATTCTTCCACGTCTGCCATTCCATTCCGGATTCCTGCGGCATCTACCTCAGGACCCCGGTCGGCACCATCGTCCACACG harbors:
- a CDS encoding DHH family phosphoesterase translates to MLGDIWVYKKTSRIYVTLLLLAVIMLATQNWQLGVLLFIIVAGCIVYTKRCDLTQEKKLMKYLDDLSAGVSAGTVYAVKNLPIGIAMMDSGKELVWTNGVFRSWLGDDAQEGASLQDLITGQKISKIWGKTGWFDCHANGTFFRVFHKYVSDTEGMEDPFMVLYFMDRTDVEVAVRECADARPVFCIIRIDNMSEVTSEMTDVERSSLLSDVTEKVLSYFNERDGFIKQYNDTDFVACISHKALVEMMEHNFDILDTVRAIHTVNRIPVTLSIGVAQIDDTFAKQYDEAQVSLDLALGRGGDQAIVRIGKDTKAFGGKAPTSVSSTRVRVRVVAQALKEIIEGADLVLVMGHNHEDFDALGSAVGVTHLARSSHIETHIVLSKERDTCRKMAEAIEKSGEVEGLIIDAGEAKSLVTDKTVLVVVDTHIPELVAAPELLKKVKKRVVIDHHRRAKSIIETPLLTYMEPSASSASELVTELIQYYGGDEEMNEIEASCLYAGIVVDTKSFTVQTSVRTFDAASYLRRCGANTQLVHGLFAEDIGFIQKKAQILAQMKIAHGCIAVAECPKDAEESQILAGQIADYLVTVKEIRASFVFYHSEKGLCISARSDGSINMQVIMEAVGGGGHQTVAGAQVGDEADQEAITKTLIQEAEKQIEEEKE
- a CDS encoding YybS family protein — its product is MGDFKAGSTNAVVLAGMCTALAVVLSMIGLYMPLFSTIVFLLIPLPIAYLGMREGIQWSVIVTSGILILDSVFFGIVSAAFLCAIFGILGIVMGICYKHKIAAWKALIAGAVVVLIALVAEGLAALYVLGISSPILGGEGFTQMEQSMNEMLPSFYSGEALTQAQERVDVMMESIRKSIPFAMVAASFFYSWASMTLGKMIFQKMGIKDIPMLPALERWEMPRPVLYVYIAVVVAGYFLKPQGMMDYVLYNVEVGCVLIFWLQGLATLWWMPHKYPRVRPFRVLIVLLSFFVGLFQMMMVFLGMADMAVNYRKKRNYQ